A window of Lysobacterales bacterium genomic DNA:
AGGAGTGCAAGCAGGGTGAGCTGCGCTCGCTTCACTCGGCGTGGCGGTTCCGATATGGCCCGCGTTCGCGATGGCATGGCGTTCAGCGCCCTTGCGTGTACGGTGGATGGACTTCTATTGGATGCCCGGTAGCGCCCTGAGTGGCTGCCGCCGAAGCATCGGCCTTGACCCACCGCGACCCGACTCTCGACGTGTCGCGGTCTTTCCTGCCTGGAGTTCAGCCGGAGCGCGTCATTGCCGATGCGTCAGGTGTCGGAGGACGTCCGGGCCGTGTAGCGGTGGGTCAAGACCCACCCTACGCCGGGCGGTGAGACGCGACTCTCGACGTGTTGCGATCGTTCCTGCCTGGAGTTCAGCCGGAACGGGTCATTGCCGATGCGTCAGGTGTCGGAGGAAGTCCGGGCCGTGTAGCGGTGGGTCAAGACCCACCCTATGCCGGGCGGTGAGGCCGGCACGGGTCTGGAGTCCGAAGTCCGAACCTCGAACCTCGAACCTCGAACCTCGAACCTCGAACTCTGAACCGTGAATCCCGAATCCCGGCTCTCACACCTTCCCGCGCACAAAGCCCTCGACTTCGGCCAAGGCCGCCGCCAGCGCCGGGCCATCCTCGCCGCCGCCCTGGGCCATGTCGGGGCGGCCGCCGCCCTTGCCATTGATCTTGGCGGCGACGAAGGACACCACGTCGCCGGCCTTGACCTTGCCCAGTGCGGCGCCAGCAACGCCGGCGGCCAGCGAGGCTTTGCCCTCGCTGCCGGTGGCGAGCAGGATGACCGCGTCGCCGAGCTTGTTCTTCAGCACATCGACCGAGTCGCGCAGGGCCTTGGCGTCGAGGCCGTCGAGGCGCGCGGCGACCAGCTTGAAGCCGCCGAGGTCGATGGCGCTGTCGGCCAGTTCGCTGGCGGCGTTCGCGGCCGACTTGGCCTTCATCTGCTCCAGGGTCTTTTCGAGCTGCTTCTGGCGGTCGAGCAGCTGGCGCAGCTTGGCGCCGACTTCGGCCTTCGACGCACCGACCAGCTCGGCGATCTCGCCGAGGCGCTGTTCTTCCTCGCGCACGTGCGCCAGCGCGCCTTCGCCGGTGACCGCCTCGATGCGGCGCACGCCGGCGGCCACGCCGCCTTCGGAGAGGATCTTGAACAGGCCGATGTCGCCGGTGCGCTGCACGTGGGTGCCGCCGCAGAGCTCGGTGGAGAACGCACCCATGCGCAGCACGCGCACGCGGTCGCCGTACTTTTCGCCGAACAGGGCCATGGCGCCGAAGTCCAGCGCTTCCTGCATGCCCATGTGGTGCACTTCGGCGGCGACGTTGCGGCGCACCTCCGCGTTGACCATGTCTTCAATGGTCTTCAGCTCATTGGCGCTCAGCGCCTGGAAGTGGCTGAAGTCGAAGCGCAGGCGGTCCGGTGCGACCAGCGAGCCCTTCTGCTGCACGTGGGTGCCGAGCACGCTGCGTAGGGCAGCGTGCAGCAGGTGGGTGGCGCTGTGGTTCAACACGGTCGACTGCCGGCGCGCCGAGTCCACGCGCGCGGCCAGCGCGTCGCCCACTTTGAGGCTGCCGCTGCTGACGTGGCCGACATGGCCATGGAAGACACCAGCCAGCTTCTGGGTGTCGCGCACCTCGAAGCGGGCGCTGCCGGCGCTGAGCTGGCCGTGGTCGCCGACCTGGCCGCCGCTTTCGGCGTAGAAGGGCGTGCGGTCGAGGATGAGGATGCCGTGCTCGCCTTCGTTCAGGGCCTGCACGGACGCGCCCTCGCGCAGCAGGGCGATGATCTTGAGCTGCTCGCTATCGAGATCTTCGTAGCCGATGAACTCGGTCGGCGAGAGGCTGGCGACGATGTCGGCCGACAGCGTGCCGGCGGAAGCGAACTTGCTGGCCGCGCGCGCCTGCTCGCGCTGCTTCTCCATCGCCGCGTCGAAGCCGGCCATGTCGACGCCCATGCCGCGCTCGCGAGCCATGTCGGCCGTGAGGTCGACCGGGAAGCCGTAGGTGTCGTAGAGGCGGAATGCATCGGCGCCGGGGATCTCTCCGCTGCTGCGAGCCGCGACTTCGTCGAAGATGCGCATGCCCTGGTCGAGCGTTTCCGCAAAGCGCTCTTCCTCGGCACGCAGCGCGGCTTCGACCGTCGCCTGCTTCTCGCGCAGTTCGGGGTAGGCCTCGCCCATCTGCTCGACCAGTGCGGCCACCATCCTGTGGAAGAAGCTGCCGCGCACGCCCAGCATCCAGCCGTGGCGGAGCGCGCGGCGGATGATCCGGCGCAGCACATAGCCGCGGCCTTCGTTGCTGGGCAGCACGCCGTCGACAATCAGGAAACTGCAGGCGCGGATGTGGTCGGCGATCACGCGCAGAGATTTGTTCTCGAGATCCTGCGTGCTGGTAAGTTCGGCGGCGCGGCGGATCAAGGCCTGGAACAGATCGATCTCGTAGTTCGAGTGCACGTGCTGCAGCACCGCGGCCAGGCGCTCCAGGCCCATGCCGGTGTCGACGCAGGGCGCCGGCAGCGGCACCAGGCTGCCGTCGGGCTGGCGGTCGAACTGCATGAAGACGTTGTTCCAGATTTCGATGTAGCGGTCGCCGTCTTCATCGGGGCTGCCGGGCGGGCCGCCGGCGATGTGCGCGCCGTGGTCGTAGAAGATCTCGGTGCAGGGGCCGCAGGGGCCGGTGTCGGCCATCTGCCAGAAGTTGTCCGAGGCATACGGCGCGCCCTTGTTGTCGCCGATGCGGATGATGCGGTCCTCGGGCAGGCCAGCGACATCGCGCCAGAGCGCGAAGGCCTCGTCGTCGGTGTGGTAGATGGTGACCAGCAGGCGTTCTTTCGGCAGCTTCCAGACCTCGGTCAGCAGCTCCCACGCATAGGCAATGGCGTCGCGCTTGAAGTAGTCGCCGAAGCTGAAGTTGCCCAGCATCTCGAAGAAGGTGTGGTGGCGGGCGGTGTAGCCGACCTGATCCAAGTCGTTGTGCTTGCCGCCGGCGCGCACGCAGCGCTGGCTGGACACCGCGCGCTTGTAGCTGCGCTTCTCGCCGCCCAGGAACACGTCCTTGAACTGCACCATGCCGGCATTGGTGAACAGCAGGGTGGGATCGTTGCCCGGCACCAGCGGGCTCGACGCCACCACGGCATGGCCCTTGGACTTGAAGAAATCGAGGAAGTCCTGGCGGATCTGGTTGCTGGTTTTCATGGGCTGAAGGCGCGGGCAGGGGGCGGGCAAGGGACCTCGAATGATGCCCCATGCTGCGCTGCAGTGCCACGCAAGACGCGGCCACAAGTCATGGCCTTGGACAAGCGGGTCTCTGCCACGCTTCGCTCGCCTGAAAAGGCAAAGGCCGGGCGAACGCCCGGCCTTTGCCTTAGGGACACTGCCCGCCGATCAGAAGCTGCGGCTGATCGAGGGGTCGAGTCGGATCAGGGCTTCGCTGATTGTGGTGGCGCCGGTGCGATCAAGATCTTCGCGGGTGTAGACGCGACCCGGCGAGCTGCAGCTGCCGCGCGGACGCTTGATGCGGCTGGCGGTGGCGTCCGGACACAGGCGATCGAGTCGGGCGCTGCGCTTCTCTTTCTCGGACGCGGCGACGGCGTTGGCGGCCTCGGCGCTGTCGGCAGGTTCGGCCTTGGGTTCGGCGGCCTGCAGGCTGGCGCCGGCCAGCAGCAGGGCAATGGCAGAGGCAAGGATCAGTAAACGGCTCATGGGAATCTCCTCGACGGGCAACAGCGACATCGAGGAGGGAAGCTGCGCCCGCGCGTTCGCAAGGTCAAGTGCCGCACCGTGCTCGTGGATCAGGCCCCGCGCCTTCGTTCGTGCGGCGCTCAGCTTGCTGAATGGGTCGGGGCGGCGGCGCGAGGGGGTCCGGGATCAGCGCGAACGGTGCAGGGTGAGCTCGGCCAGGGCTTCGAGCTCCGGCGCCGCCTGCGGCAGGCGAGCCAGTGCGGCGCGCATGGCCTCGCCCTGTTGTTCGAGAGCGGCGCGGGCGCCCTGCACGCCCAGCAGGGCGGGGTAGGTCGGCTTGCCCTGTTCGGCGTCCTTGCCGGGCGTCTTGCCCAGCGCTTCGGCGCTGCCCTCGATGTCCAGCAGGTCGTCGCGGATCTGGAAGGCCAGCCCCAAGGCCGCGGCGTAGTCATCCAGGGTCGACTGCGTGGCGGCTTCGGCGCCGGCGCAGAGCGCGCCCATGCGCACGGCGGCGCGAATCAGCGCGCCGGTCTTGAGTGCATGCATGCGCTGCAGCTGGGGCAGGGTCTGATCGCCACCGGTCACCGCGAGGTCCAGCGCCTGACCGCCGCACATGCCGGCGGCGCCGCTGGCGCGCGCCAGTGTTGCCAGCAGCTCGACGCGGGTGGCAGCGTCGAGCGGCGCCTGCGCCAGCACCTCGAACGCCAGGGTCTGCAGGGCGTCGCCGGCAAGAATGGCGGTGGCTTCATCGAAGGCGATGTGCACCGTCGGACGACCGCGCCGCAGGCTGTCGTCGTCCATCGCCGGCAGGTCGTCGTGGACGAGCGAGTAGGCGTGAATGAACTCCACGGCCGCCGCCGCGTGATCGAGGTCGGGTTCGCTGGCGCCGCAGCTCAGGCCGCTGGCATACACCAGCAGCGGGCGCACGCGTTTGCCGCCACCGAGGCAGGCATAGCGCATGGCCTCGTGCAGCCGGCGCGGTTCATCGGCAGCAGCGGGCAGCAGCCCGGCAAGGACAGATTCGCTGCGCTCGGCCCAGGCGCGCAGCCGAGCCTCAGGGAGCATCGGCGGCAAAGGGCTGGGCGCTGTCCGGGTCTTCGGGGTCACTCAGCAGCCGCACCCGCAGCTCGGCCTGGTCGAGCGCGGTCTGACAGCGACGGAACAGGGCGATGCCGCGCTCGTAGGCCTGCAGC
This region includes:
- the alaS gene encoding alanine--tRNA ligase gives rise to the protein MKTSNQIRQDFLDFFKSKGHAVVASSPLVPGNDPTLLFTNAGMVQFKDVFLGGEKRSYKRAVSSQRCVRAGGKHNDLDQVGYTARHHTFFEMLGNFSFGDYFKRDAIAYAWELLTEVWKLPKERLLVTIYHTDDEAFALWRDVAGLPEDRIIRIGDNKGAPYASDNFWQMADTGPCGPCTEIFYDHGAHIAGGPPGSPDEDGDRYIEIWNNVFMQFDRQPDGSLVPLPAPCVDTGMGLERLAAVLQHVHSNYEIDLFQALIRRAAELTSTQDLENKSLRVIADHIRACSFLIVDGVLPSNEGRGYVLRRIIRRALRHGWMLGVRGSFFHRMVAALVEQMGEAYPELREKQATVEAALRAEEERFAETLDQGMRIFDEVAARSSGEIPGADAFRLYDTYGFPVDLTADMARERGMGVDMAGFDAAMEKQREQARAASKFASAGTLSADIVASLSPTEFIGYEDLDSEQLKIIALLREGASVQALNEGEHGILILDRTPFYAESGGQVGDHGQLSAGSARFEVRDTQKLAGVFHGHVGHVSSGSLKVGDALAARVDSARRQSTVLNHSATHLLHAALRSVLGTHVQQKGSLVAPDRLRFDFSHFQALSANELKTIEDMVNAEVRRNVAAEVHHMGMQEALDFGAMALFGEKYGDRVRVLRMGAFSTELCGGTHVQRTGDIGLFKILSEGGVAAGVRRIEAVTGEGALAHVREEEQRLGEIAELVGASKAEVGAKLRQLLDRQKQLEKTLEQMKAKSAANAASELADSAIDLGGFKLVAARLDGLDAKALRDSVDVLKNKLGDAVILLATGSEGKASLAAGVAGAALGKVKAGDVVSFVAAKINGKGGGRPDMAQGGGEDGPALAAALAEVEGFVRGKV
- a CDS encoding polyprenyl synthetase family protein, with product MLPEARLRAWAERSESVLAGLLPAAADEPRRLHEAMRYACLGGGKRVRPLLVYASGLSCGASEPDLDHAAAAVEFIHAYSLVHDDLPAMDDDSLRRGRPTVHIAFDEATAILAGDALQTLAFEVLAQAPLDAATRVELLATLARASGAAGMCGGQALDLAVTGGDQTLPQLQRMHALKTGALIRAAVRMGALCAGAEAATQSTLDDYAAALGLAFQIRDDLLDIEGSAEALGKTPGKDAEQGKPTYPALLGVQGARAALEQQGEAMRAALARLPQAAPELEALAELTLHRSR
- a CDS encoding exodeoxyribonuclease VII small subunit → MSTPDPAVPAPEASTDGSAIAGFERSLDELESLVQRLEKGDLSLDESLQAYERGIALFRRCQTALDQAELRVRLLSDPEDPDSAQPFAADAP